A single Elusimicrobiales bacterium DNA region contains:
- the lpxI gene encoding UDP-2,3-diacylglucosamine diphosphatase LpxI (LpxI, functionally equivalent to LpxH, replaces it in LPS biosynthesis in a minority of bacteria.): MNKIGLIAGAGKFPEVFAREAAGNGCEVFVAGIKDVTSPELEKLAHVEYFRLGQLSAPARFFVKNGVKRVAMAGLVRHNSIFGGVLPDLRAAKLLASLPDMRAETILRAVAAALAEDGLELVSSATFLENLLAKPGNITKSAPDKIQLKNIALGWKIAKELARLDAGLAVVMADMSVVALEAMEGTDKCILRAGEIHRAASGGKSGLVVVKVGREKQDFRFDLPVIGMGTIESMRAAGARVLAVEAGKTLIIDGAAALDAAEKHGICVCAFAAPPAA, encoded by the coding sequence ATGAATAAAATCGGTCTTATAGCCGGCGCGGGGAAGTTCCCTGAAGTGTTTGCGCGGGAGGCCGCCGGCAACGGCTGCGAGGTTTTCGTGGCCGGGATAAAAGACGTAACCTCGCCGGAGCTTGAGAAGCTGGCGCATGTGGAGTATTTCCGGCTGGGCCAGCTTTCGGCGCCGGCGCGGTTTTTCGTCAAAAACGGCGTAAAGCGGGTGGCGATGGCGGGGCTGGTGCGGCACAATTCCATATTCGGCGGCGTGCTGCCGGATTTGCGCGCCGCGAAACTGCTGGCCTCGCTGCCCGACATGCGCGCGGAAACCATACTGCGCGCCGTCGCCGCCGCGCTGGCCGAAGACGGGCTGGAGCTGGTAAGCTCCGCCACATTTCTGGAAAATCTGCTTGCAAAGCCCGGCAATATCACAAAATCCGCGCCGGACAAAATACAGCTTAAAAATATCGCGCTGGGCTGGAAAATAGCCAAGGAACTGGCCCGGCTGGACGCCGGGCTTGCGGTGGTGATGGCGGATATGTCCGTTGTCGCGCTTGAGGCCATGGAAGGCACCGACAAGTGCATACTGCGCGCAGGCGAAATCCACCGCGCCGCCTCAGGCGGCAAAAGCGGCCTTGTCGTGGTGAAAGTCGGAAGGGAAAAGCAGGATTTCCGGTTTGACCTGCCGGTGATAGGCATGGGAACCATTGAATCCATGCGCGCAGCCGGCGCGCGCGTTCTGGCGGTGGAGGCCGGCAAAACCCTTATTATAGACGGCGCCGCCGCGCTGGACGCCGCCGAAAAGCACGGCATTTGCGTCTGCGCCTTCGCAGCCCCGCCCGCTGCGTAA